In Scatophagus argus isolate fScaArg1 chromosome 5, fScaArg1.pri, whole genome shotgun sequence, a genomic segment contains:
- the st14a gene encoding ST14 transmembrane serine protease matriptase a — translation MDYMNSGLRYTPKQDKDWDTSVQFLPASDNKKLEKKKGLGKAGAVIGVVIFAAVIALMTGLLVWHFHFRKDVRVKKVYTGSMRITNQVFEDAYENSNSSEFKALAKQVTLQLKNIYSKSPQLAKYYVGSTVQAFSEGSVIAYYLSEFNVPVGQEAAVDNAMSSMDKLVDKEQRTLYRRGNALVLEDVVSSALDARMFSSSFSSFFKFSEHTRTNHIGQIQSPGFPDRPYSPNTFIQWQLRADPNYVIKLEFETMNLEENCKNDFVKIYDSLVAIESRVMEEMCGYYLPSEPLAFLSSGNVMLVTMATDEDMNYPGFRAQVSQIPRGSKATTCGGQLMGEKGTFSSPNFPNYYPPRTSCQWSIQVPDGKAVKVTFKKFLMSEPGQDYSKKCRKDYVEVNGKKLCGDKPDGTVTETSNTNTMTVMFFSDASYVDRGFSAEFEAIDITDPCPKQFQCKNQRCIKLELKCDGWNDCGDLSDELNCKCSSKDISCKNGLCKPMFWKCDGVDDCGDGTDELDCGVCKSGQITCKNNKCVSEKNRCDGRDDCGDGSDELDCGRNSDVSCTDLTYKCKNNKCISKVNPECDGTQDCDDGSDEENCDCGRSMFKTSRIVGGQDAEEGEFPWQVSLHVKNYGHVCGASIISPRWLVTAAHCVQDDGRTRLSQPENWEAYLGLHTQRNIAPSVVKKNLKQIISHPNYNHYTYDNDIALMELDSPVTYSDYIRPICLPAAQHDFPAGNTVWITGWGATREGGFAATVLQKAQVRIINHSVCNDLMAGQLTSRMLCAGILSGGVDACQGDSGGPLSSPTGTHMFLAGVVSWGDGCARRNKPGIYTTVTKFRGWIQEKTGV, via the exons gaCAAAGACTGGGACACATCTGTCCAGTTCCTGCCGGCGTCGGACAACAAAAAGCTCGAGAAGAAAAAGGGTCTGGGAAAGGCTGGAGCTGTGATCGGTGTGGTGATCTTCGCCGCTGTTATTGCACTCATGACCGGACTGCTGGTCTGGCATTTCCACT TCCGTAAAGATGTGCGGGTCAAGAAGGTTTACACCGGCTCCATGCGGATCACCAACCAGGTGTTTGAAGACGCATACGAGAACTCCAACTCCTCCGAGTTCAAGGCGCTGGCGAAGCAGGTGACTTTGCAG CTTAAAAACATCTACTCCAAAAGTCCACAGTTGGCCAAATACTACGTCGGATCTACAGTTCAGGCTTTCAG TGAAGGCAGCGTCATCGCCTACTACCTGTCCGAGTTCAACGTCCCAGTGGGCCAAGAGGCGGCCGTCGACAACGCCATGTCTTCCATGGACAAGTTAGTGGACAAAGAGCAGCGGACCTTGTACAGGCGTGGCAACGCTCTGGTCCTTGAAGATGTGGTGTCCTCAG CGCTTGATGCCCGCATGTTTTCGTCATCATTCAGTA gtttttttaagttttcgGAGCATACCAGGACCAACCACATCGGGCAAATCCAGTCCCCCGGCTTCCCCGACAGGCCGTATTCCCCGAACACCTTCATCCAGTGGCAGCTCAGGGCGGACCCCAACTACGTCATCAAGCTTGAGTTTGAAACGATGAATCTGGAAGAGAACTGCAAGAATGACTTTGTCAAGATCTATGACTCCCTGGTGGCCATCGAGAGCCGCGTCATGGAGGA GATGTGTGGTTACTACTTGCCCAGTGAGCCACTGGCCTTTCTGTCGTCTGGGAATGTCATGCTGGTGACGATGGCCACGGATGAAGACATGAACTACCCAGGTTTCAGAGCACAAGTCTCACAAATCCCACGTGGAAGTAAAG ctaCGACATGTGGAGGTCAGCTGATGGGTGAAAAAGGCACCTTCTCTTCTCCCAACTTCCCAAATTACTATCCTCCTCGAACTTCGTGTCAGTGGTCGATCCAG GTTCCTGATGGTAAGGCGGTGAAGGTGACGTTCAAAAAGTTCCTCATGTCTGAGCCCGGGCAGGATTACAGCAAGAAGTGTCGCAAAGACTACGTGGAGGTCAACGGAAAGAA ACTGTGTGGAGACAAGCCTGATGGAACAGTGACAGAAACCAGCAACACCAACACGATGACCGTGATGTTCTTCTCCGACGCCTCCTATGTGGACCGAGGCTTCAGTGCCGAGTTTGAGGCCATCGACATCACGGACC CTTGTCCAAAGCAGTTCCAGTGCAAAAACCAGCGCTGCATTAAGTTAGAGCTCAAATGTGATGGCTGGAATGACTGTGGAGACTTGAGCGATGAATTAAACTGCA AATGCTCTTCCAAGGACATCAGTTGTAAAAATGGACTGTGTAAGCCCATGTTCTGGAAATGCGACGGCGTCGATGACTGTGGGGACGGCACCGACGAGCTTGACTGTG GAGTCTGTAAATCTGGACAAATAACATGCAAGAATAATAAATGCGTCTCTGAGAAGAATCGTTGTGACGGCAGGGACGACTGTGGCGATGGCTCCGATGAGCTCGACTGCGGGAGAA ACTCTGATGTCAGCTGCACTGACCTTACATACAAATGTAAGAACAATAAATGCATCAGTAAAGTGAACCCGGAATGTGACGGAACGCAGGACTGCGACGACGGATCTGACGAGGAGAACTGCG aCTGTGGGAGGAGCATGTTCAAGACGTCACGTATTGTTGGCGGTCAGGATGCGGAAGAAGGGGAATTTCCCTGGCAGGTCAGCCTCCATGTCAAAAACTACGGCCACGTGTGTGGAGCGTCCATCATCAGTCCACGCTGGCTGGTCACCGCCGCCCACTGTGTGCAAGATGACGGCAGGACAAG GTTGTCCCAGCCCGAGAATTGGGAGGCTTACCTGGGCCTTCACACCCAGCGGAACATTGCACCATCTGTGGTGAAGAAGAACCTGAAGCAGATCATATCCCACCCTAACTACAACCATTACACCTATGACAACGACATCGCCCTCATGGAGCTGGACAGTCCTGTCACGTACTCGGACTACATCAGGCCCATCTGCCTTCCGGCTGCCCAGCACGATTTTCCAGCTGGTAACACTGTGTGGATTACTGGGTGGGGAGCCACACGAGAAGGAG GATTTGCTGCGACGGTGCTCCAAAAGGCTCAGGTCCGAATCATCAACCATTCGGTATGTAACGATTTGATGGCAGGGCAGCTCACGTCTCGGATGTTGTGCGCTGGAATACTGAGCGGAGGCGTCGATGCTTGTCAG GGGGACTCTGGCGGTCCTCTGTCCAGTCCGACGGGCACTCATATGTTCCTGGCAGGTGTGGTCAGCTGGGGTGACGGCTGTGCTCGCAGGAACAAACCTGGCATCTACACGACAGTCACCAAATTCCGTGGCTGGATCCAAGAAAAGACAGGAGTGTAG